GCAACCAGATGACCGGCTCAGTCCCAATCTCCATATTCAATATCTCGGTGCTGCAAGTTTTGTCACTGTGGAGAAACAATCTTAATGGATCCTTACGACGGAAGATTGGCAAATTAACCAAGatactatttttatatcttaACAAAATAGGTTTACCGGTACGTAATCAAAGTGATAGAAAGAGGTACAACTTAAACTATATTGAACTAACTAGATAAACTCACAAGCATTCATTCTTTCCTGCGTTTCCAGGTGAAATACCCAAAGAGATAAGAAATCTCGTTGAATTGAAGGAGCTCAATCTTGGCTATAATGGTTTTAGTGGTTCACTTGATATTTTCAACATATCCGGGCTGAGGGTAGTTTCTCTTAGAAACAATAATCTATCAGGAATCCTCCCACCAAACTTAGGTTCTCTCTTACCCAACATTGAAGAGCTTAACCTGAGTGAATTAACCAATCTTGGTGGGACTATTCCTCATTCTATCTCCAATTGTTCAGAACTTATTACACTAGATCTTTCATACAACAAACTCACTGGCTTGATTCCTAGTTCTCTTGGATATTTGACTCATCTACAGTTCCTAAACATGATAGAAAACAATTTAACTAGCGACTCTTCATTAAGTTTCCTAACTTCCTTAACCAATTGCAGAAATTTAACAACTCTATCTCTATCCTTAAACCCTCTAAACAGTATGCTTCTAGTTTCTGTAGGGAACTTTTCTACATCGCTTATAAGATTCTATGCGAAGAGTTGCAAGATCAAAGGGCGAATTCCCAATGATTTTGGGAACTTAAGTAGCCTATTAGACCTTGATCTTTCTGCAAACAGCTTGGCAGGATCTATTCCCACAACAATTGGCAACTTGAAAAACCTTCAGTGCTTAAACTTGAGTAATAACAAACTTACAGGATTTATTGGTGATCATATATGTAGATTGCAGCATTTGGGTGATATTTACTTGGGGCAAAATCAACTTTCAGGATCTCTTCCTAATTGTTTAGGGAATATTACTTCCCTTAGGGAGATACATCTGGGTTCCAACAAATTGAGTTCCAACATACCGCAAAGCTTAGGGAACCTTCAAGATCTAGTGGTTCTTGACTTATCGTCAAACAACATGGTAGGTTCTTTATCTCATGAAATTGGAAATCTAAAGGCTGTAACAAAGATGGATCTGTCGATGAATCAATTCTCAAATGAAATTCCTAGAGAAATTGGCAGCTTGCAAAATTTGGCACACCTTTCTCTGAGATACAACAAGTTGCAAGGCTCTATACCTGACTCAATGAGCAACctggtaggtttggaattcctagacCTTTCTCATAATAATATATCCGGAAACATTCCTAAGTCTTTGGAGAAGCTTCAAAGCTTGAAGTATTTCAATGTTTCTGTCAACAGATTGTATGGTGAAATACCCTCGGGAGGTCCTTTCAAGAAACTCGCGAGTCAGTTTTTAATTTACAATGAAGCATTGTGTGgttcttcaagatttagtgtccTGCCATGCCCCACTTCATCAAAGCACAgatcaaataggaaaaaaatgctagttctttttcttttgctggGAATTGCACTAGTAGTTGTTCCTAgcacctttatttttttctggaTAAgttatagaaaaggtaaaagagcTCCTCAACAAGCTGATTCATTGTCTGCCATAACAAGAGAAAGAATTTCATACTATGAATTGATCCAAGCAACTGATGCACTTAGCGAGAGTAATCTGATTGGTTCTGGAAGTTTTGGTTCTGTTTACAAAGGTGTTCTCAGAAGTGGAACTGCCATTGCAGTTAAAGTGTTCAACCTGCAACTGGAAGCGGCATTCAAGAGTTTTGATACGGAATGTGAAGTTTTGTGCAGCCTTCGCCACAGGAATCTCGTTAAAGTCATTACTAGTTGTTCCAATCTTGATTTCAAGGCTTTAGTGCTCGAGTATATGCCTAATGGAAGTCTTGAGAAGTATGTGTATTCTCACAACTACTTCCTTGACACCAAGCACAGACTAACCATAatgatagatgtggcatgtgCTTTGGAATATCTTCACCATGGGTGCTCATCGCCTGTGATTCACTGTGACGTGAAGCCTAGTAACGTCTTgttggatgaggatatggttgcCCACCTCAGCGAATTTAGTATTTCAAAACTGCTTGGTGAAGATCAGGGTGATTTGTACACTAAAACCTTAGCAACATTGGGGTATATTGCGCCAGGTACGTCTCTTAGTTTTGCCGATTATCCCTTTCTTTTTTTCCCATCTAGAAAGCATATTGCATCTTTATATTAATTGTTTGACTGTAGAGTATGGACTGGATGGACTAGTATCAACAAAGTGTGACGTCTATAGTTATGGGGTCATGTTGCTGGAAACATTTACTAGGAGAAAGCCTAATGAGTTTGAGGGTGACCTTAGCTTGAAGCAATGGGTGAGTTATTCATTCCCAGAAGCAGTAATGGACATTGTAGATATCAACTTGGTAACACCACAGGGTTATCAGAAGGAGCTGGATGTTGTGGCTTCAATCATGAAAATTGCATTAGATTGTTGTGCTGAATCTCCGGCAAGAAGGACAAACATGAAAGATGTTGTAGGGATGCTGCAGAAGATGAAGATTCAGCTCCTTGCAAGTTGAACATGTTTTTGGAATCTGTTGTTCCAATCACatgattgttgttttattttgttttagcaTTTGATTTGTGAATGATTCTGTTTTCAGAAATGCTAGATGGTTGCAATAACTCCCACTGTTTCCTCTTAGTATTATTGTTTGCAAGACGTTAATTCCACttaatattattcaaattaattGCTTTCAGGAATGCTAGATGGTTGCAATAAATCTCACTGTTTGACTTTACAAAGGGCATAAACTCATAGAACTATAACAGATTCATGAGGAAAGTAATTGTTGTTGAAGCCAATAAAAGGGATGTTTAGCCTGGTGCACAAAGTTTTAGGAAAGGGTCTATCGTACATATCCATACCATGCATATCTGTAAGAGATTGTTTCTACGGATCGAATCCGTGAACTCCTGATCATACGGAAGAACCTTTACCAGTTACGCCAATGAGTTGGTTTAATTCCTCAATCCTTTCAGAGTCCGTTTTTGGAGCCACCaaatagcaagatttattcatGTTCTCTAGTTGGCCAGAAAAGTGTTCATAGTCCTTCCGGGTGTTTAGCACAAGAGCTTGAGAGTTTCTATTACCTGAGACAAAAAGAATTTCATCATCAGcaaaatgaataaaatctttttatgaAAGAAATTATTCATCATTATAGAAAGTAATTCACTTGAC
This is a stretch of genomic DNA from Capsicum annuum cultivar UCD-10X-F1 unplaced genomic scaffold, UCD10Xv1.1 ctg4639, whole genome shotgun sequence. It encodes these proteins:
- the LOC124892365 gene encoding receptor kinase-like protein Xa21, which gives rise to MIENNLTSDSSLSFLTSLTNCRNLTTLSLSLNPLNSMLLVSVGNFSTSLIRFYAKSCKIKGRIPNDFGNLSSLLDLDLSANSLAGSIPTTIGNLKNLQCLNLSNNKLTGFIGDHICRLQHLGDIYLGQNQLSGSLPNCLGNITSLREIHLGSNKLSSNIPQSLGNLQDLVVLDLSSNNMVGSLSHEIGNLKAVTKMDLSMNQFSNEIPREIGSLQNLAHLSLRYNKLQGSIPDSMSNLVGLEFLDLSHNNISGNIPKSLEKLQSLKYFNVSVNRLYGEIPSGGPFKKLASQFLIYNEALCGSSRFSVLPCPTSSKHRSNRKKMLVLFLLLGIALVVVPSTFIFFWISYRKGKRAPQQADSLSAITRERISYYELIQATDALSESNLIGSGSFGSVYKGVLRSGTAIAVKVFNLQLEAAFKSFDTECEVLCSLRHRNLVKVITSCSNLDFKALVLEYMPNGSLEKYVYSHNYFLDTKHRLTIMIDVACALEYLHHGCSSPVIHCDVKPSNVLLDEDMVAHLSEFSISKLLGEDQGDLYTKTLATLGYIAPEYGLDGLVSTKCDVYSYGVMLLETFTRRKPNEFEGDLSLKQWVSYSFPEAVMDIVDINLVTPQGYQKELDVVASIMKIALDCCAESPARRTNMKDVVGMLQKMKIQLLAS